DNA sequence from the Myxococcaceae bacterium JPH2 genome:
TCGCGCAGCTCGCATGGCAAGGCATAGCCGTGCTGGATGTCTTCGAGGTCCGGGACGAGGTGCGGCCGAGTCGCCTCGTCAGTCGTCATGACAGGCCCTCAATAGCAGCAGCCGCACGCTGGCCGCCAGTCGTTCGCGAAAGGCTCGCAGGCGTGGCTCGGGGGCGTCTTCCGGCGGCGGGGCATGCGGCGCCCCCACGGCGAAGGTGAGCCTCACGGGCCGGGGCCCCACGAGGAGCGGCAGCCGATATTGCTCTCCTGCCGCCAGCCTCACGCGCAGGCGCTCCGCTGGGGGCAGCCACCAGAAGGTGTCATCCACGCCAAAGCCCGCGAAAGGAATGACGGGCACTCCGGCTCGCGCGGCCAACCGGACGAAGCCCAGCGTCCGCTCCCAGCGCAATCGGTACCGCGCGCGTGGCAGCTTGAACGTCTCATGTGCTCCGCCGGGATAGCAGACCACCAGCTGGCCCTGGCGCAGCGCCGCCAGTCCATTCTCACGCGTGCCCTCCATGCCTCCCAGCCAGGGAAGGACGGTGCGCACCACGGGGATGCGGAAGAAGCCTCGCTCGGCCAATCCCTGCGCATGACGACCTGTGGCGGCATGTAGCAAATGAAAGAAGGCCGGGGTCTCGTACCCCCACACGCCATGGTTTCCCACCAGGAGCGCCGCCCCTTGCGTGGGCAGGTGCTCGACTCCCATCAGCCTGGCGCGGTGATAGCTCGCGGACAGGGCGGCCCCCCATTCCGCGAGGCGGAATACGGCGCGGCGCAGGGGCGGAAGTGTGGCGTCCACGGCCCATCATGATGGGCACGCCCTACACCTCGCGCATCCCGGAGCGACCAACGAGACGGGCGCACCACCCCCTTGCGCCACCCCTCACCACCCCACCCCCCCGGTTGTTTGACTCCGCCAGCCTCTCGGCAGCGCACCGCCTCACCCCTCGCATTGATGGCATTGCGTGAGGCGTTGGCCCAAGCCCTGGCCTCGTGTTGGAAACCCGGCGTTGGACTGGCGCCCCAGGCCTTGCCAGTCGCCAATATCCCCAGAAATCCCGGAAGTTCCCGAGACGACAGAACGGCTGATACGTCGCTC
Encoded proteins:
- a CDS encoding acyltransferase family protein, encoding MDATLPPLRRAVFRLAEWGAALSASYHRARLMGVEHLPTQGAALLVGNHGVWGYETPAFFHLLHAATGRHAQGLAERGFFRIPVVRTVLPWLGGMEGTRENGLAALRQGQLVVCYPGGAHETFKLPRARYRLRWERTLGFVRLAARAGVPVIPFAGFGVDDTFWWLPPAERLRVRLAAGEQYRLPLLVGPRPVRLTFAVGAPHAPPPEDAPEPRLRAFRERLAASVRLLLLRACHDD